GTATTTACAATTATTTTTCCATCTTTTTCAATTCTACCACTTTGAGATAAAGAAGTTTTAGGTCTAAAATCTATAAGGTGTGTTTTTGGTACAGGAACTGCTCCCATAGAAGCAGCAACTGCTGGGTCATGACACATAATACATTGATTATTATCTATAGTTATTGGTAACATTCCTTCAACATCATGGGGAATCATAGGTGGAGCATTTTCAAATGCTCTATCAATTTTTGTTGATGTTCCAGCTGGGGTTTTTGTATAATCCGTTTTGTCTGGAACAGTACTTTTTTCAGTATAAATATCTGCTTTTCTTAAGCCTAAAGACTCTTCTGAATAAGTTTTTTGAGCAATAGCACAACCTGTAACAAATATCGCAGTTATTGTTGCTAATCCTAAAGTTATTTTAGTAATTTTCATTTTTTTCTCCTATTTTTTTGCAAATCTATTGATTATTGAAAAATTTAAAGCCTCATCTTCACAAACTTCAATACATCTAGCACAATTAGTACACTCACCTGATAGAACAGGGATTGACTCTTTTCCTATCATTGATAAAACCTGATTCTCATGGCATACTTCTTTACACTTCATACATTCAGTGCATTTTATATGGTTATGAGTAACTTTTAAAAAGCTATATTTACCCACAAGTGAATAAAATCCACCAAGAGGACAAATATGACCACACCATCCATTTTTTAAAACAAAAAGATCAAAAAGAAAAATGATAAGTATCGCAGCCCAACCAAATCCAAGGCCAAAAACTAAACCTCTATGAACCATAGATATAGGTGAAATAAATTCAAAAGCACTTACACCTAAGATAGTTGACAATATTAAGCTTAAAGCTAAAACCCAATATCTAATATTTCTACTTGCAGGTTGTTTTTTTTGTATGGTGTCAAATCTTAATTTTCTTCTAATAAATGAACTTAAATCAGTTATTAAATTAATAGGACAAATCCATGAACAAAAAACTCTTCCTCCAATAAAAAAATAAAACATTGTTATTATTGATGCACCTACGATTATATTTGTTGAAATTAAAGCACCTGCAAAAATCATTTGTAAAACAGCAAGTGGATCACTTAAAGGAATTGTTCCAAATATTAAAGATGAACTTAAATTACCTTGTAAAATAGTTAGTCCATAAATATTTGCAAGAATATATAAAGTCATAATTGATATTTGACTTACTCTTCTTAAAATAAGATATGGGTTTTTTAAAATCATTTTAATCATCTAATAAATCCCCCATATCATTTAAAGAATCAATTGCCTTATCTTTACTTATTTTTGTTGTTGTTTTAATCTCTTTTGCATTTTTAACTCTTCTTTGATCTTTCTCATCCCAACCTTTTACATAATAATCGCCTGCTTTTCCTAAAGCAACTTCTCTGGGTAGAACAAAAATTGAAGCTTTTTGTGTAACACATGCTCTTTCACACAAGCCACATCCAGTACAAACATCTGTATGAACAACTGGTTTCATAAAAGAGTGTTTTCCTGTTCTCTCATTTTTCTCATACTCAATAGTAATAGCTTGACCCAATATTGGGCAGGCTCTATAACATGCATCACATTGTATACCCCAAAAAGCAATACAGCTTTGGCTATCCACAATGGCAACACCCATTTGAGCACTATTGATATCCAGTTTTCCATTTGTACTAACTAATTTTTCATCTAAGGCATTAGTTGGACAAACAGGAACACATGGGATATCTATACACATATAACAAGGTATATCCCTTGGGTTAAAAAATGGTGTTCCAAGAGGCTTATTATCTCCTGGCTTTGCTAGTTTTAGAGTATCAAAAGGGCATGCTTCAACGCACAATCCACATTTGATACATGTTGATAAAAAATCTTTTTCTTTTAATGCACCTGGCGGTCTAAGTATTAATTTAGAGGCAGTTAATTCATCAACATAAGCACTCCAAATTAAACCACTAAGGCATACAAGACCTACTGTTCTTGCACTTTTTAAAAGAAATTCTCTTCTATCATTATTCATTTTCTCTTCTTTTATGCTTTATAAATTTTTACAGCACATTTTTTATAATCTGTTTGTTTTGACATTGGGCAAGTTGCATCCAAACAAACTTTATTTATAAATACTTTTTCATCAAACCATGGAACAAAAACTAAACCTCTTGAAGGTCTATTTCTTCCCCTTGTTTCAACTCTAGCTTTTACTTTTCCTCTTCTTGATTCAACCCATGCTAATTCACCTTGTTTTACACCATATTTTTTTGCATCAACAGGGTGCATATAACATAAAGCTTCTGGAACTGCTCTAAAAAGTTCTGGAACTCTCATAGTCATAGTTCCTGAATGCCAATGTTCTAAAACTCTTCCCGTACACATCCATACTGGATACTCTTCATTTGGCATTTCTGGTGCATCCATATATGGTCTTGCAAATATTTTTGCTTTATTGATTAAAGGTTTTTTATCTTTATTTGTAATTCCATTTAAATCTCCAAATGGAAGTGCTTTTGCAATTTTTCCGTAAAAGGCATGAGAGTTATTTGTACCTGCTTCTTTTACTGCATGGGCAGCATAAGGGTCATATTTAACATTAAATCGCCATTGTGTCTCTTTTCCATCTACAACTGGCCATTTAAGTCCTCTTACTTTATGATAAGTATCAAAATCAGCTAAATCATGACCATGACCTCTACCAAAACTAGCATACTCTTCAAATAGATATTTTTGAATAAAGAAACCATACCCACCAAATACTTTTCCGTCACTTCCTACAACATTTCTGTTATCTCCAAATACTTCAGAGTTATCAAATCCTGCTTGAATAGGATCATCTAAATCAGCTTTGTAAGATTTTGCTTTGTCATTTGCAAATAAGATGTCATACATAGTAGTATTTTCATCATAACCCATTTTTTTAGCTTCTTCTATTACATTTGGAAGTTTTTTCTTACCATTAGTACTTAGAAGTGGTTGTTCACCCCATAAATCTTTTACTGTAAATCTTTTTGATAGTTCAACCCATTGCCAAGTATCACTCATAGCATCACCTACTGGTAATACTTGTTGTCTCCAATGTTGAGTTCTTCTTTCAGCATTTCCATAAGCTCCCCATTTTTCATAAATCATAGCAGATGGTAAAATCAAATCAGATACTTTTGCAGAAATACCAGGATACCCGTCACTTGTAACAATAAAGTTATCCATTTTTCTAGCTGCTTTTATCCAATGTGAGGCACTTGCACTATCTTGGTAAGGATTACAAACATTAACCCAAGCAAATTTCATAAAACCATCTTCTAAGTCTCTATGAATTTTCATAATGTCTTGATGACCTTTTGGATTTAAAGTTCCTTGAGGAATTCCCCAAACTTTTTCAGCAATACTTCTATGTTTTGGATTTGCTACCATCATATCAGCTGGTAATCTATGTGCAAATGTTCCAACTTCTCTAGCTGTTCCACAAGCACTTGGTTGTCCTGTAAGTGAAAATGCTCCAGAACCTGGTTTCGCTTGTTTATTTAATAAAAAGTGTACATTATAAGCTAAAGTATTTACCCATGAACCTCTTGTATGTTGATTCATACCCATAGTCCAAAAAGATACAATTTTTCTATTTTTTTCAATATAAAGATCAGCTAACTCTTTGATTTTCTTTTTAAAATCTTCATCTGACTCATCAGGATTACCTTTTGACACTTGGGTAACATAATCAGCATTATATGGTTCTAAGAATTTTTTATACTCTTCAAAAGATATTTCCCAGTGTTTTAATCCAGCATTTTTATTAACCATCATATCACCCTCTTTATATCCATAAGGAGCTAAGGCTGGTGCTTCATCTTTTGATACTACTTTTTGCATCTCTTTTGAGATAGTTTCCATCTCTTTATCTGTATATTTACCTTCAACTATTGATTTTTCATCAGATCTTCTCATTCCATAACCCATGTTAACTGGGCTTGCTGCAAAGATAATATTATTTTTAACAAAATTCCAATCAATAGCTTCTGGATGATTGTAAACTATTTCTCTTGCTATATAATTCCATAATGCTAAATCTGAATTTGGTTTAAAAATGATTTCAGTATCAGCTAAATCTGAGGTTCTATGTCTATAAGTAGTAAGATTTATAACTTTTACTTTATCAGGATTTGATAATTTTCTATCTGTAACTCTTGACCATAAAATAGGATGCATCTCTGCCATATTTGAACCCCATGATACAACAGTATCAGTAAGTTCAATATCATCATAACAACCACTTGGCTCATCAATACCAAATGTTTGGTAAAAACCAACAACAGCACTTGCCATACAGTGTCTAGCATTTGGATCAATTGCATTTGATCTAAAACCAGCTTTCATCATTTTTTGAGCTGCATAACCTTCCATAACTGTATATTGTCCACTTGCAAATATACCAATTCCTTCAGGACCTTTCTCTTTTAGAGCTTTTTTCATATGAAATTCCATTTCATCAAATGCTCTTTCCCAAGAAATAGGTGTAAACTCACCATTTTTATCAAATTCACCTTTTTGGTTAACTCTTAATAATGGTTGTTTTAATCTATCTGCACCATACATAATTTTTGCATTGAAGTAACCTTTAATACAATTAAGTCCTCTATTTACTGGAGCTGCAGGGTCACCTTTTACTGCAACGATTTTACCGCCTTTAGTTGCAAGCATAATCCCACAACCAGTACCACAAAATCTACATGCAGCCTTATCCCATCTCCAGCCACCTTCAGCTTCGTTTGCTTTTGCTTGAACAGAAGTTGGTATATTCATACCAATAGCTGCTGCTGCACTTGCTGCTGCTGAGCTTTTTAAGAATTCTCTTCTTGATAATGTCATCTTATCTCCTTTGAAAAGTTTAAGTCAATTTCTAACTTCCTAATTCTAACTATTATAATTCACATAATCCTTGACTTTAATCAATTTTTATAAGTTTTAATTAAGGAGTGTTTTTGTCCTATTACTTTTGTGTTATATTTTGTTATAATAAATCAAAAAATCAATAGATATTATTTTGGAGTTTATATGGATTTTCATACATTTATAAGAGCAGTTGGAACAGGTCCTAAATCAAATAGAGAATTAACGCAAGAAGAGATGAAAGATTGTATTAGACAAATACTTAATCAAGAAGTCTCAAGTGAAATTATAGTTGCCTTTTTATTGGGTTGGAGAGTAAGACTTGAAACAAATGCAGAACTAAAAGCTACATTAGATGTATGTAATGAATATATCACAAAGGTAAATATACCAAACTCTATTGAACTTGGATTTCCTTATGATGGTAAAACAGATGCAACATATCTTTTCCCTCTTGTTGGAAAGTATTTAAAAAAGTTTGATTTGAATATTGTAGTAAGTGGAGATTTGATGCAACCAGCTAAAAGTGGTATTACAATAAAAGATATCGCTACAAATATAAAACTTGATGATAATATTCACTATTTTGATAGGAGTGAATTTCTACCAAAATTGAGTGCAATTACTAATTTAAGAAGAATATTAAAATTAAGAAGTGCATTTAATACGGTTGAAAAACTTCTTAATCCTGCAAATTCAAGATTTGCTTTAACTTCTGCTTATCATAAACCCTATGTGGAAAAGTATAGTGAAATATTTGCTTCAAATTATGAAAAATTTGTTGTAGTAAAAGCAGCAGAAGGAAGACCTGAGATTTTTAATAAATCAAAAGCTTGGGTAAAAACTCAAAATGGACTTGAAGAGTTTATTATAGACCCAGAATATTATGGAATAAATTACAATAAAACTTTTGAAAAGATTACTTTAGAAGAAGCAATAGAAGAGATTAATAATCCAAGTGCTGATTTAGAAAAACTTGCAAAACTAAATGCAGCATTACATCTATTTTGTGCAAACAAAGCAGATGATATAAATAGTGCTTATGAGATGTTAGATTTATGAGTAATTTTCCTATATCCCTAAACTTAGAAAATAAAAAGATTTTAGTAATTGGTGCTGGTAAAATAGCAACTAGCAAGATAAAGAAATTGTTAGATTTTACAAATGAAATTACTATACTTGCTCCTAATATAAATGAAGAGTTAGAAAAACTTGATATTAAAACTTTGAAAAAAGAGTATGAAAGAGAAGATATAGAAGGATTTAATATAGTAATAGCTTGTATAGATGATATAAATCTTCAAAAAGAGATTTACAAACATACAAGAGAAAAAAGTATCTTATATAATTGTGCTGATGTTTTCGAATTATGTGATTTTACATTCTCTTCAATAATTAAAAAAGATGATTTAGTAATTTCAATTTCTACTTCTGGAACATCGCCTGCTTTTTCTAAAGATTTAAGAAAATATTTAGATAAGATTATTCCAAATAGTGTTGGGAATTTCTTAAAAGAGATGAAAAAATTAAGAGATACTTTGCCTAAAGGTGAAAAGAGAATGGAAATGTCAAGAAAAAAAAGTAAAGAGTTTATTTCTTCTTGGAAAAAAGATTAATCAAACCACTTTAATTGTTCTCTTAAGTTTACAACTTTTCCCACTATTATAATAGCAGGTGCTTCTAGACCTTTAGATTTCTCAACAATATTTTCTAAAGTTCCAGTTACTACTTTTTGCTCTTTTGTTGTTCCCTTTGAAATAACAGCACATGGGTAATCTTTATCTTTTCCAAGACTTATTAGTTTTGAACTAATTAAACCAATATTATGCAAGCCCATTAAGAATACTATTGTTTCATCATTTAAAAAAGTTTGCCATTCTATTTGAGAAATTTTCTTATTTGGTGTTTCATGTCCTGTTACTACTCTAAATGAAGTAGTGATTCCCCTATGAGTTACAGGAATTCCTGCATATGATGCAACGGCAACAGAGGAACTAATTCCTGGTATTATTTCAAATTTTACATCTCTTTCAAATAAGTAAATTGCTTCTTCTCCTCCCCTGCCAAATACAAAAGGATCTCCACCTTTTAATCTAACCACATTTTCATATTGTTGTGAAGCTTGAAAAAGTATTTCATTTATCTCTTCTTGGGGAACAGTGTGCTTTTTATTCTCTTTTCCAACATATTTTAAAACAACATCTTTTCTTGCATAATTTAGTATCTCTTTATTTACTAATCTATCATAAACTATTATATCTGCATTTTTTATTGCATTTATAGCTTTTACTGTTAATAATTCAGGGTCACCAGGACCAGCACCTGTTAAATAAACTTTTCCCACATATTACCTTTTATTATTATCTTATATTTTTGTTTTGCGACCAATAACTAAACTATTTAATTCATTTCTTAATTCTTGAAGTTTTTTTGTTGAATTAATCAAATCTTCTGTAGATTGAATAATCATATCTTCACTTTTATTTATTGTTTTATTTACCTCAGAAGAGTTTTCAAGTTCATCTAAAATTTTATCAAACTCATCAGTTATCTCTTCTAATTTTGAACTGGCATTTTTTGAATATTCCATTGCTACAGATGAATCATTCATGGCTGAATTTATCTTATTTATAAAACAGTTAAAAGTATCTGTTACCTCTAATATCTCTTTTTCATTTGCATCAATAGAAATAGGTTTTAATTGTTCATTTTCTTCGGTAGCTATTTTTTTTGAAAATTCTAAAAATTTATTTGCATTTTCTTCGATACTTTTTAATTGTGTAAAACTATATATAATTAGTACAATGATTAAGAAAGCTGCAGCATATTGAAAGTTTTTGATTAAAATAGTTTTATTTTCCGTATAAATGGTATACATACTAACTAAATTATCAACTTCTTGTAGTAAATTATTATTGGTGTTATAAATTGCTTCAACAGCTGAATTTAAAAGTTTTAGACTATCTTCATCAGTTTTTACTTGTAATTTTTTGAACTCTTCTATATTGTGAAAAAACTCTTTCCATAAAATTTCTACTTTATATACTTGTTGTCCAATTTTGTCATTTGGAACAGCTGGTATTCCTAATAGTTTATTTCCATTTTTTAAAGATTGTAAATTTTGAATAAACTCTTCTGTTGCACTATTTAATTCTGAAAAGTTAGTTTTTTTTGTATAAAAAAGATAAAAAATATTTTTTGATATTTTTTGAGTAAGCATTCTCTCTTTTCCGACAATATTGATAACTAAAGCATCTTTTTTATTTTTATCATTTAAATAAACAGTAGTAAATATTATCATTGCCATTAAGAATATAAATAAAGCACCTATTAATTTTATTTTTGTACTTATTTTATTTGTTTTCAAATTCCAACTCCTCTGAAGGTTGATTCTAGTTGTTCTTTATTTAAAACTATAACTTCACTTTTTTCAATAGCAATAGATCCATTTCTTGTAAGTTTTTTTAAAACCCTAGAAAGGGTTTCTGGCTGAATATGTAACATAAAAGAGACTTCTTGTCTTTTTAATTTATTAAACATGGCAAGATCATTATAAATCATAAATGCAACTTTTGCTGTTGAATCAAAAACTAATTCCCGATTTACGATACATTGCAATTGATGGGTTTTTTCTAAAAGGGTTTCAATCAATTTTATTGATAAAATATTTCTAGATAAAAACATCTCTTTAAATTTCTCAAAATTTATTGATAATACAATAGAATCTTCTACAAACTCAGCATTTGAAAAACAATAAATACTACTGTTATTTACAGAAGTTAACTCAGAAATCATTGAATTTTTGTAAATGTGATACAAAAATATTTCATTTTCAAATTTATCATACTTATATATTTTTATAAGACCATCAACTAAGAAAAGAATATTTTCTTTTATCTCATCTTCATAATAAAGTATTGAATTTTTAGGATAAGTAATTAAATTAGATATAGTAGATAATTCTTCAATTTCTTTTTCTTTTAATTCGGAAAAAAAATCTAATTGAGAAATACTCTTTAATTTGTCCACTAAGTTCCTTATTTCCTTTTTATTTAAGGGATTTTATAATAAGCTAACGAAATTTAATATTAAGTGCCATTTTTTTTAGGTACGTGAGGTGTGTGAATGTTAAAAGATGGACATGGTAGAGTAGTTGATTATTTAAGAGTATCAGTAACTGAAAGATGTAATTTTAGATGTCAATATTGTATGCCAGAAAAACCATTTTCATGGGTTCCTAAAGAGGAACTTTTATCATATGAAGAGTTATTTGAATTTATAAAAGTATGTATTGATGGTGGAGTTAAAAAAGTAAGAATTACAGGTGGAGAACCTCTTTTAAGAGATGGTTTAGATAACTTTATAAGAATGATATCTGAGTATAAGAATGATATTGATTTAGCTTTAACTACAAATGGATATTTACTTCCTAAAGTAGCACAAAAATTAGCAGATGCAGGATTAAAAAGATTAAATATATCTTTAGATAGTTTAAAACCAGAAGTTGCACAAAAAGTTGCACAAAAAGATATATTAAAAACAGTTCTAAAAGGAATTGAAGCAGCCGATAAAGCAGGCTTGAAAATAAAGATCAATACAGTTCCAATGCAAGGCATAAATGATAGTGAACTTTGCGATATCATAGAATTTTGTAAAACAAGAGGTTATGCTGTTAGATTTATTGAATTTATGGAAAATGATCATGCTAAATTTGGTGCTAAAGGATATAATTCTACTCAAATTCAAGATATCTTAAAAACAAAATATAAATTTGAAAAACAAGAGAGAAATGGTACTTCTCCTTCTCAAAATTATATTATGGATGATGGTTATGTTTTTGGAATAATAGAACCCCACAAAGATGATTTTTGTGCAAATTGTAATCGTATTAGACTTACTGCAAGTGGTGTTTTAATACCTTGTTTATATTTTGAAGATTCACAAAGTATAAAAGAGGCAATTAAAAATAAAGATATAGATAAAGCAACAGCGATTCTAAAAGATGTATTGTTAAATAAACCAGAAAAAAACAGATGGTCAGAAAATTCAGAAATTTCAACACGTGCTTTTTATGAAACAGGTGGATGATAAATTCATCTCTTCAATTCTTTACATTAAATAAAAAAGCAAATAATTAATAATATTATTTATTATTTGCTTTCATTTTCTCTTCTTTTTATTTTCAAATAATACTATCATTGATAATAACTATATTTTAAAAAGGAGTTATTATGATAATAGAATCTTCAAAAGTTGAAATGAGCTCAGAAACTATGAGTTCTTATGAAATGGTAAGTCACTCACAAGTAGACTTTAGAACCGAGTTATTAGGTCTTTTCGATGTAAATGAAAAGACTCAAAGCCTTGAATCTGATGGCTATAAAGAAGTTGATGGTACAAAAGAAGTTGAACAAACAGAAGCATTTGTAAATCCTTATGAAGATATTACTAGAATGATATTAGAATTGGTTCTTCAAGCTTTTCTCGGCGGAAATAAAAAAGTTGATCTTAAAAGTTTAAATGACTTAAAGTGTAAAGATACAGATTCTACTGAAGAGGCAAAAAAAATGTTGATGAAAAGAACTGTATCAATAGAAACTACACATGAGTATTATAGAAGTGATTCTATATCTTTTAGTTCACAAGCTACAATTAAAACTAAAGATAAAGATATAAATATAGATTTAGATTTATCTTATTCAAGAGAATTTTATGAAAAACATAGTGAAACATTAAAATTCGAAGAGACTCATTTTCTAGATCCCTTAGTTATTCAATATGATTGTGCCTCTAGTGCTTTTGATAGCATAAGTGATAAAATGTGTTTCAATTTTGATATTAACAGTGATAAAGATGAAAAAGAATTACCTCTTTTAAAAGATGGAAATGGATTTTTAGTTCTTGATAAAGATGAAAATGGAACAATAGATAATGGAAGTGAATTATTTGGACCTTCTTCAAATGATGGTTTTGGAGAGTTAAGCGAGTATGATAGTGATGGGAATAATTGGATTGATGAAAATGACCCAATCTTTGATAAGTTGCAAATCTGGACTAAAAATGAAAGTGGAGAAGATAAACTAATTGCCTTGGGACAAACAGGAATAGGGGCTATATATTTAAATGATGCAAAAGCAGGAATGGCTTATAACAAATCAGTAAATGAAAGTCTAGCATACTTAAAATCTAACTCAATATTTTTAAGAGAAGATGGAACTGCTGGAATTATATCTTCAATGGATTTTAGATCATAAAAAGAGCTTTTGCTCTTTTTATACTTCTTCTATAAAATACCTATTATTTGATGAATTAATTTTCAATTTTAAACCAAAAGTATCAGAGATATTTTCTGAATTTAAAATATCTTCTTTTTTCCCTTGTTTAAATATTGTTTGATCTTTTATTAAAGCTACATGGCTAATCTCTTCAAAAATTTCTTCAAGATGATGTGTTACTAAAATAATATTTGCTTTTTGACTTAGTTTTCTTAATAGTTTTATAAAATTTAATTGGGCTTTTATATCAAGTCCAACTGTTGGTTCATCCAAAATAAAAGCCTTTGGTTCATGAATTAATGCCCGCCCAATGATACATTTTCTAAGTTGTCCTGTACTCATTTTTGCTACTATTTTATCTCTTAAGTCAGTGATTTCAAGATATTCCAATATCTCATTTGCTTTGTCATGTTGTTCTTGAGTGAAATCTTGATGTTCAAATATTCCAATTGAACTATAATATCCACTAAGCACAACTTCATAAGCAGTTAAAAAATTTCCTTGGTCATAAAAATAGTTGTGTAAATCATTTGTGATTATTCCCATAGCTTTTCTTAAATCAAATAGTGAGTATCTTTCTTTTCCTAAAATTAATTTTTTATGTGGATAATTTTGTCTTGGATGAATTTGAGAAGAGATTAGTTTTATAAGGGTAGATTTACCACTTCCATTTGCCCCCAAAATAGCCCAATGCTGATTATCTTCTATTTTTAAATTGAGCTCTTTTAATATAAGTTTATCATCATAACTCACGTGTATATTTTCAAAATCTATAATATTCATAATTAAAACCTTTCTAAAAAAAAGTATTTTACCTAAATAAATATAATTATTAAACAAGATTTAAATATAAGTTAACTATAATTCGCGTCCATTTCAATAGAAGTGAGATTAGTATACCTATTAGGAGGTCTTCTATGGCTTTAGATCAGGAAGTAAAAAATAGTATTATCGAAAAATACAGAAGAGATGAAAAAGATACAGGTTCTTGTGAAGTTCAAGTTGCAATTTTAACTGAGCAAATCAGAGTTTTAACTGAACACTTAAAAATCAACAAAAAAGATCACTCATCAAGATTAGGTCTTTTAAAAATGGTTGGTAAAAGAAAAAGATTATTAAAATATCTTAGAAATACTGAGTATGCTAGATTTGTTGAATTAGTTGCAGATTTAGGAATCAGAGCTAAGTAATTTTGTTTACTTAAATTTAAAAAGGGTTGTAACTTTTTAGTTACAACCCTTTTTTTTTTAAACAAAAAAATTAATTTTTCAGTATAATGATTATTAATATTCTTTCTTGTAAAATAAAAAAAAT
This portion of the Arcobacter nitrofigilis DSM 7299 genome encodes:
- the napH gene encoding quinol dehydrogenase ferredoxin subunit NapH, with amino-acid sequence MILKNPYLILRRVSQISIMTLYILANIYGLTILQGNLSSSLIFGTIPLSDPLAVLQMIFAGALISTNIIVGASIITMFYFFIGGRVFCSWICPINLITDLSSFIRRKLRFDTIQKKQPASRNIRYWVLALSLILSTILGVSAFEFISPISMVHRGLVFGLGFGWAAILIIFLFDLFVLKNGWCGHICPLGGFYSLVGKYSFLKVTHNHIKCTECMKCKEVCHENQVLSMIGKESIPVLSGECTNCARCIEVCEDEALNFSIINRFAKK
- the napA gene encoding nitrate reductase catalytic subunit NapA, whose protein sequence is MTLSRREFLKSSAAASAAAAIGMNIPTSVQAKANEAEGGWRWDKAACRFCGTGCGIMLATKGGKIVAVKGDPAAPVNRGLNCIKGYFNAKIMYGADRLKQPLLRVNQKGEFDKNGEFTPISWERAFDEMEFHMKKALKEKGPEGIGIFASGQYTVMEGYAAQKMMKAGFRSNAIDPNARHCMASAVVGFYQTFGIDEPSGCYDDIELTDTVVSWGSNMAEMHPILWSRVTDRKLSNPDKVKVINLTTYRHRTSDLADTEIIFKPNSDLALWNYIAREIVYNHPEAIDWNFVKNNIIFAASPVNMGYGMRRSDEKSIVEGKYTDKEMETISKEMQKVVSKDEAPALAPYGYKEGDMMVNKNAGLKHWEISFEEYKKFLEPYNADYVTQVSKGNPDESDEDFKKKIKELADLYIEKNRKIVSFWTMGMNQHTRGSWVNTLAYNVHFLLNKQAKPGSGAFSLTGQPSACGTAREVGTFAHRLPADMMVANPKHRSIAEKVWGIPQGTLNPKGHQDIMKIHRDLEDGFMKFAWVNVCNPYQDSASASHWIKAARKMDNFIVTSDGYPGISAKVSDLILPSAMIYEKWGAYGNAERRTQHWRQQVLPVGDAMSDTWQWVELSKRFTVKDLWGEQPLLSTNGKKKLPNVIEEAKKMGYDENTTMYDILFANDKAKSYKADLDDPIQAGFDNSEVFGDNRNVVGSDGKVFGGYGFFIQKYLFEEYASFGRGHGHDLADFDTYHKVRGLKWPVVDGKETQWRFNVKYDPYAAHAVKEAGTNNSHAFYGKIAKALPFGDLNGITNKDKKPLINKAKIFARPYMDAPEMPNEEYPVWMCTGRVLEHWHSGTMTMRVPELFRAVPEALCYMHPVDAKKYGVKQGELAWVESRRGKVKARVETRGRNRPSRGLVFVPWFDEKVFINKVCLDATCPMSKQTDYKKCAVKIYKA
- the napG gene encoding ferredoxin-type protein NapG, with protein sequence MNNDRREFLLKSARTVGLVCLSGLIWSAYVDELTASKLILRPPGALKEKDFLSTCIKCGLCVEACPFDTLKLAKPGDNKPLGTPFFNPRDIPCYMCIDIPCVPVCPTNALDEKLVSTNGKLDINSAQMGVAIVDSQSCIAFWGIQCDACYRACPILGQAITIEYEKNERTGKHSFMKPVVHTDVCTGCGLCERACVTQKASIFVLPREVALGKAGDYYVKGWDEKDQRRVKNAKEIKTTTKISKDKAIDSLNDMGDLLDD
- a CDS encoding glycosyl transferase codes for the protein MDFHTFIRAVGTGPKSNRELTQEEMKDCIRQILNQEVSSEIIVAFLLGWRVRLETNAELKATLDVCNEYITKVNIPNSIELGFPYDGKTDATYLFPLVGKYLKKFDLNIVVSGDLMQPAKSGITIKDIATNIKLDDNIHYFDRSEFLPKLSAITNLRRILKLRSAFNTVEKLLNPANSRFALTSAYHKPYVEKYSEIFASNYEKFVVVKAAEGRPEIFNKSKAWVKTQNGLEEFIIDPEYYGINYNKTFEKITLEEAIEEINNPSADLEKLAKLNAALHLFCANKADDINSAYEMLDL
- a CDS encoding type IV pili methyl-accepting chemotaxis transducer N-terminal domain-containing protein, translating into MKTNKISTKIKLIGALFIFLMAMIIFTTVYLNDKNKKDALVINIVGKERMLTQKISKNIFYLFYTKKTNFSELNSATEEFIQNLQSLKNGNKLLGIPAVPNDKIGQQVYKVEILWKEFFHNIEEFKKLQVKTDEDSLKLLNSAVEAIYNTNNNLLQEVDNLVSMYTIYTENKTILIKNFQYAAAFLIIVLIIYSFTQLKSIEENANKFLEFSKKIATEENEQLKPISIDANEKEILEVTDTFNCFINKINSAMNDSSVAMEYSKNASSKLEEITDEFDKILDELENSSEVNKTINKSEDMIIQSTEDLINSTKKLQELRNELNSLVIGRKTKI
- the cobA gene encoding uroporphyrinogen-III C-methyltransferase, with the translated sequence MGKVYLTGAGPGDPELLTVKAINAIKNADIIVYDRLVNKEILNYARKDVVLKYVGKENKKHTVPQEEINEILFQASQQYENVVRLKGGDPFVFGRGGEEAIYLFERDVKFEIIPGISSSVAVASYAGIPVTHRGITTSFRVVTGHETPNKKISQIEWQTFLNDETIVFLMGLHNIGLISSKLISLGKDKDYPCAVISKGTTKEQKVVTGTLENIVEKSKGLEAPAIIIVGKVVNLREQLKWFD
- a CDS encoding nitrate reductase cytochrome c-type subunit, yielding MKITKITLGLATITAIFVTGCAIAQKTYSEESLGLRKADIYTEKSTVPDKTDYTKTPAGTSTKIDRAFENAPPMIPHDVEGMLPITIDNNQCIMCHDPAVAASMGAVPVPKTHLIDFRPKTSLSQSGRIEKDGKIIVNTSDLKLPAQKNLGHLAGARFNCSQCHVPQSDTKLVVGNNFKADFREKGEKNSSNLIKNIDEGVK
- a CDS encoding precorrin-2 dehydrogenase/sirohydrochlorin ferrochelatase family protein, giving the protein MSNFPISLNLENKKILVIGAGKIATSKIKKLLDFTNEITILAPNINEELEKLDIKTLKKEYEREDIEGFNIVIACIDDINLQKEIYKHTREKSILYNCADVFELCDFTFSSIIKKDDLVISISTSGTSPAFSKDLRKYLDKIIPNSVGNFLKEMKKLRDTLPKGEKRMEMSRKKSKEFISSWKKD